One Telluria mixta DNA window includes the following coding sequences:
- a CDS encoding ProQ/FINO family protein — translation MNTMSPVAELPEATENATHATPDAPANDAPAAAPEAAQSPRALLKQLQQQFKAFRDCLPLAIGIDKQVLARLPDLNRKTMRAALGIHTGSMRYLRAMEKATVRYDLDGNPGAEVTDTHRQHAKELLQERFKKEAERKKAERDAAAQVEADRKRQEKLQQLASKFAKR, via the coding sequence ATGAATACGATGAGTCCTGTCGCCGAGCTCCCCGAGGCCACCGAAAACGCCACCCACGCCACGCCCGACGCGCCTGCGAATGACGCGCCGGCTGCGGCCCCGGAAGCCGCCCAGTCGCCCCGCGCCCTGCTCAAGCAGCTGCAACAACAGTTCAAGGCCTTCCGCGACTGCCTGCCGCTGGCGATCGGCATCGACAAGCAGGTGCTGGCCCGCCTGCCCGACCTGAACCGCAAGACGATGCGCGCCGCCCTGGGCATCCACACGGGCTCGATGCGCTACCTGCGCGCAATGGAAAAAGCCACCGTGCGCTACGACCTCGACGGCAATCCGGGCGCCGAGGTGACGGACACCCACCGCCAGCACGCCAAGGAACTCCTGCAGGAACGCTTCAAGAAAGAAGCCGAGCGCAAGAAGGCCGAACGCGATGCCGCCGCGCAGGTGGAAGCCGACCGCAAGCGCCAGGAAAAGCTGCAGCAGCTGGCCTCCAAGTTCGCGAAACGCTGA